The following coding sequences are from one Manis pentadactyla isolate mManPen7 chromosome 13, mManPen7.hap1, whole genome shotgun sequence window:
- the MSANTD4 gene encoding myb/SANT-like DNA-binding domain-containing protein 4, with amino-acid sequence MKQLKRKRKSNFSVQETQTLLKEITKRKEVIFSKQLNTTINVMKRLAWEEIAQCVNAVGEGEQRTGAEVKRRYLDWRALMRRKRVKADVRLTGPGFPLPCSDPDDSLTEEMDEKVGFRSDTNFDWQNVSDFRDAGGPLTEVKVEQEERDAQSPEFEIEEEEEMLSSVIPDSRRENELPDFPHIDEFFTLNSTPSRSAYDESHLLVNIEKQKLELEKRRLDIEAERLQVEKERLQIEKERLRHLDMEHERLQLEKERLQIEREKLRLQIVSSEKPSLENELGQGEKSMLQPQDIETEKLKLERERLQLEKDRLQFLKFESEKLQIEKERLQVEKERLRIQKEGHLQ; translated from the exons ATGAAGCagttgaaaaggaaaaggaaaagcaattttAGTGTTCAAGAAACCCAGACCCTTTTGAAAGAAATTACGAAAAGGAAGGAAGTCATTTTTTCCAAACAGCTCAATACGACGATCAACGTGATGAAGCGCCTGGCGTGGGAGGAGATAGCGCAGTGCGTGAACGCCGTGGGGGAGGGCGAGCAGCGGACGGGCGCCGAGGTGAAGCGCAGGTACCTGGACTGGCGGGCGCTCATGCGGAGGAAGAGGGTGAAGGCCGACGTCAGGCTCACCGGCCCGGGCTTCCCGCTGCCCTGCTCCGACCCGGATGACTCCCTCACGGAGGAGATGGACGAGAAGGTCGGCTTTCGAAGCGATACAAATTTTGATTGGCAGAATGTGTCGGATTTTAGGGATGCAGGTGGACCCTTAACGGAGGTCAAAGTGgaacaggaagagagagatgctcagAGTCCTGAG TTTGAgatcgaggaggaggaagaaatgttGTCATCGGTCATACCAGATTCCAGGAGGGAAAATGAACTTCCGGATTTCCCCCACATTGATGAGTTTTTTACTCTGAACTCAACCCCATCCAGATCTGCGTATGATGAGTCCCATTTGCTTGTAAACATagagaaacagaaactagagttGGAAAAACGGCGACTGGATATTGAAGCAGAAAGACTGCAGGTAGAAAAGGAGCGTCTACAGATTGAGAAGGAGAGGCTGCGGCATTTAGACATGGAGCACGAGCGACTCCAGCTGGAGAAGGAGCGGCTGCAGATTGAAAGAGAGAAGTTGAGGCTGCAGATAGTCAGCTCAGAGAAACCATCTTTGGAAAATGAACTTGGTCAAGGAGAGAAGTCCATGCTTCAGCCACAGGACATAGAAACAGAGAAGCTGAAACTTGAGAGAGAACGCTTGCAgctggaaaaagacaggctgcagTTTTTGAAATTTGAATCAGAGAAGCTGCAGATTGAAAAGGAACGCTTACAAGTAGAGAAAGAGAGGCTTCGAATTCAGAAGGAAGGACACTTGCAGTGA